In Haliaeetus albicilla chromosome 3, bHalAlb1.1, whole genome shotgun sequence, the following are encoded in one genomic region:
- the LOC104317001 gene encoding fatty acid-binding protein, adipocyte, which translates to MCDQFVGTWKLLSSENFEDYMKELGVGFATRKMAGVAKPNVTVSINGDVITIKTESTFKNTEISFKLGEEFDETTADDRKTKNVITLDNGILNQVQKWDGKETIIKRKVVDGNLVVECSMNNVTCKRVYEKA; encoded by the exons ATGTGTGACCAGTTTGTGGGCACCTGGAAGCTCCTTTCTAGTGAAAACTTTGAGGACTATATGAAAGAGCTGG GTGTGGGGTTTGCTACCAGGAAAATGGCTGGTGTGGCCAAGCCCAATGTAACTGTTAGCATCAATGGTGATGTGATAACCATCAAAACAGAAAGTACCTTCAAAAATACAGAGATCTCTTTCAAGCTGGGTGAAGAGTTTGATGAGACCACAGCagatgacagaaaaacaaag aACGTCATAACCCTAGACAATGGCATACTGAACCAGGTGCAGAAGTGGGACGGAAAAGAGACTATCATAAAGAGAAAAGTGGTGGATGGGAACCTGGTGGTG GAATGCAGCATGAATAACGTTACCTGCAAAAGAGTTTATGAAAAAGCATGA